Proteins encoded within one genomic window of Amorphoplanes friuliensis DSM 7358:
- a CDS encoding phospholipase D-like domain-containing protein: MPHALTLSELIDRYLPPATEVCPTFTENSVYEPIIDGVTYFSALAEQMDALGPGDAVYIAGYQADPQLDLSGRVAGEPGYRPFTDVLAEKAADGTDVRIVLSAAEFSGGVPWLPVGPFRANTLAARVMRAWLPSNREVAEPPLHDRVLLDWSGPLIGSNHQKFVVFCHDGELTAYVGGLDLSPTRFDKSPHHHLRLGVHRWGWHDAAARLHGPAAVRVRETFRSRWENAAILPPRKIARNLPAQYFRLPSGGGLTVINPPDTPLTLPPVPEQPDRPADGTAVQVLRSYRPWSLYRHRGLRRMRRANVTRAGIQEVYRALVTAIRGAERYIYLEDQYFHEAPGGDPRFQLYGELRAAACRGVKIILIGSGRRDPADGGDSTVRPVITRDLRRRVLDQLSPESRRNVVMYRVDNLTVHTKLMLVDDVFISIGSANFFSRSMVGTDSEITSTMVTTGHAVRDLRVKLWAEHLRAPLNDEVTPVLSDLDTALGIWRTEWLPDGHPPETWRRAGSPGGFHPSERALIPARYSSFVLRRESRR, translated from the coding sequence ATGCCGCACGCGTTGACCTTGAGTGAACTGATCGACCGGTACCTGCCGCCGGCGACCGAGGTGTGCCCGACCTTCACCGAGAACTCCGTGTACGAGCCGATCATCGACGGCGTCACCTACTTCAGCGCGCTCGCCGAGCAGATGGACGCGCTCGGCCCCGGCGACGCCGTCTACATCGCCGGTTACCAGGCCGATCCGCAGCTCGACCTGTCCGGGCGGGTGGCCGGCGAGCCGGGGTACAGGCCGTTCACCGACGTGCTGGCCGAGAAGGCGGCGGATGGCACCGACGTGCGGATCGTGCTCAGCGCGGCCGAGTTCTCCGGCGGGGTGCCGTGGCTGCCGGTGGGACCGTTCCGGGCGAACACCCTGGCCGCGCGGGTGATGCGGGCGTGGCTGCCGTCGAACCGCGAGGTCGCCGAGCCACCGCTGCACGACCGCGTGCTGCTCGACTGGTCCGGGCCGCTGATCGGGTCCAACCACCAGAAATTCGTGGTGTTCTGCCACGACGGTGAGCTCACCGCGTACGTCGGCGGTCTTGATCTGTCCCCGACCCGCTTCGACAAGTCGCCGCATCACCATCTGCGGCTCGGGGTGCACCGGTGGGGCTGGCACGATGCGGCCGCAAGGCTGCACGGCCCGGCGGCGGTGCGGGTGCGGGAGACGTTCCGGTCGCGGTGGGAGAACGCCGCCATCCTGCCGCCGCGGAAGATCGCCCGGAACCTGCCGGCGCAGTACTTCCGCCTGCCGAGCGGTGGCGGCCTGACGGTGATCAATCCGCCCGACACCCCGCTGACCCTGCCACCCGTGCCGGAGCAGCCGGACCGTCCGGCCGACGGGACCGCGGTGCAGGTGCTGCGGTCGTACCGGCCGTGGTCGCTCTATCGCCACCGGGGCCTGCGCCGGATGCGCCGGGCCAACGTCACGCGGGCCGGGATCCAGGAGGTCTACCGCGCCCTGGTCACGGCGATCCGGGGGGCCGAGCGCTACATCTACCTCGAGGACCAGTACTTCCACGAGGCGCCGGGCGGTGATCCCCGGTTCCAGCTCTACGGCGAGCTGCGTGCCGCCGCCTGCCGCGGCGTCAAGATCATCCTGATCGGGTCCGGGCGGCGGGACCCGGCCGACGGTGGGGACAGCACCGTACGCCCGGTGATCACCCGCGATCTGCGCCGGCGGGTGCTGGACCAGCTCTCCCCGGAGTCGCGGCGCAACGTGGTCATGTACCGCGTCGACAACCTCACCGTGCACACCAAGCTGATGCTCGTCGACGACGTGTTCATCAGCATCGGCTCCGCGAACTTCTTCAGCCGGTCGATGGTGGGCACCGACAGCGAGATCACCTCGACCATGGTCACCACCGGGCACGCCGTGCGCGACCTGCGCGTCAAGCTGTGGGCCGAGCACCTGCGGGCACCCCTGAACGACGAGGTCACGCCCGTCCTGTCCGATCTGGACACCGCGCTGGGCATCTGGCGGACCGAATGGCTGCCGGACGGTCACCCGCCGGAGACCTGGCGCCGGGCCGGCTCGCCCGGCGGTTTCCACCCGTCCGAGCGGGCCCTGATCCCGGCCCGTTACTCGTCGTTCGTGCTGCGCCGCGAGTCCCGGCGCTGA
- a CDS encoding acyl-CoA dehydrogenase family protein translates to MKADSVDPARVQDVLDGRWGHVRRAARTQLAGDHFVAVPGETLEQARERITRLLRELPTDLGAAAMFPDEHGGAFEPGAAVTAAEMLAQLDLSLMVKAGVQWGLFGGAVAALGTRHHHETYLKEIISADLLGCFAMTETGHGSDVHRLRTVCEYDPATGTFDLHTPHEAARKDYIGNAARDGRMAVVFAQLVTQGEGRGVHAFLVPLRDDDGAALPGVTIGDDGHKAGLLGVDNGRLSFDHVAVPREMLLDRYGQVAPDGTYTSPIDNDARRFFTMLGTLVRGRVTVGGAASAATRQALTIAVRYGETRRQFTAPGQDREVVLNDYLAHQRKLLIALARTYAFTFAQEELVTTLQEVQTADGPVDEHRQRELESRAAALKAAQTWHATRTIQTCREACGGAGYLAENRLPGLKADTDVFTTFEGDNTVLLQLVAKGLLTGYRDNFESLDGWGRGTFVAEQVREMVLERTAARSLIRRLVDAAPGGSDAGAFTDRGWQLKMLEDREKHVLEGVIRRLRKGAATKKDRPFDIFNDVQDHVLEAASAHIDRVVLEAFVAGIERATDPAARELLARVCDLFALSTIEAGKGWFLEHERLTPGRSKLLTSAVNGLLKELRPHAATLVDAFGIPDAWLACAILREEPGRQEEMARDDQRRDSRRSTNDE, encoded by the coding sequence ATGAAGGCTGATTCCGTCGATCCGGCTCGTGTGCAGGATGTGCTCGACGGGCGGTGGGGACACGTCCGGCGGGCGGCGCGGACCCAGCTCGCCGGGGACCACTTCGTCGCCGTGCCGGGTGAGACCCTCGAGCAGGCCCGCGAGCGGATCACCCGCTTGTTGCGCGAGCTCCCCACCGACCTGGGCGCCGCTGCGATGTTCCCGGACGAGCACGGTGGTGCTTTCGAGCCGGGAGCGGCCGTCACCGCGGCGGAGATGCTGGCCCAGCTCGACCTCTCGCTGATGGTCAAGGCCGGCGTGCAGTGGGGGCTGTTCGGTGGTGCGGTTGCGGCCCTGGGCACCCGCCATCACCACGAGACGTACCTCAAGGAGATCATCTCGGCGGATCTGCTCGGCTGTTTTGCCATGACCGAGACCGGCCACGGCTCCGACGTGCACCGGCTGCGGACCGTCTGCGAGTACGACCCCGCGACCGGGACGTTCGACCTGCACACGCCGCACGAGGCCGCGCGCAAGGACTACATCGGCAACGCGGCCCGCGACGGCCGGATGGCGGTGGTGTTCGCCCAGCTCGTCACGCAGGGCGAGGGCCGCGGCGTGCACGCGTTCCTGGTGCCGCTCCGGGACGACGACGGGGCCGCGCTGCCGGGTGTGACCATCGGCGACGACGGACACAAGGCCGGGCTGCTGGGTGTCGACAACGGCCGGCTCTCCTTCGATCACGTCGCGGTGCCGCGCGAGATGCTGCTCGACCGGTACGGCCAGGTGGCCCCGGACGGCACCTACACCAGCCCGATCGACAACGACGCGCGCCGCTTCTTCACGATGCTCGGCACGCTGGTCCGCGGCCGGGTCACCGTCGGCGGCGCTGCATCCGCGGCCACCCGGCAGGCGCTGACCATCGCGGTCCGCTACGGCGAGACCCGCCGCCAGTTCACCGCACCCGGTCAGGACCGCGAGGTGGTGCTCAACGACTACCTGGCCCACCAGCGCAAACTCCTGATCGCCCTGGCCCGGACGTACGCGTTCACCTTCGCCCAGGAGGAGCTGGTCACCACGCTGCAGGAGGTGCAGACCGCGGACGGGCCGGTCGACGAGCACCGGCAGCGTGAGCTGGAGTCCCGGGCGGCGGCGCTGAAGGCGGCGCAGACCTGGCATGCCACCCGCACGATCCAGACCTGCCGTGAGGCGTGCGGTGGCGCCGGCTATCTGGCCGAGAACAGGCTGCCGGGCCTGAAGGCCGACACCGACGTGTTCACCACCTTCGAGGGGGACAACACTGTCCTGCTCCAGCTGGTCGCCAAGGGGCTGCTCACCGGGTACAGGGACAATTTTGAATCTCTGGACGGCTGGGGGCGGGGCACTTTTGTCGCGGAGCAGGTCCGCGAGATGGTCCTGGAACGCACCGCGGCCCGGTCACTGATCCGGCGGCTGGTCGACGCCGCGCCGGGCGGCAGTGACGCGGGTGCGTTCACCGATCGTGGCTGGCAGCTCAAGATGCTCGAGGACCGCGAGAAGCACGTCCTGGAAGGGGTGATCCGGCGTCTGCGCAAGGGCGCCGCGACCAAGAAGGACCGGCCGTTCGACATCTTCAACGATGTCCAGGACCACGTGCTGGAGGCGGCGAGCGCGCACATCGACCGTGTGGTGCTCGAGGCGTTCGTCGCGGGCATCGAACGCGCGACCGACCCGGCGGCCCGGGAGCTGCTCGCGCGGGTGTGCGACCTGTTCGCGCTGAGCACGATCGAGGCCGGCAAGGGCTGGTTCCTGGAGCACGAACGGCTCACGCCGGGCCGTTCCAAGCTGCTCACCTCTGCGGTCAACGGCCTGCTCAAGGAGCTGCGTCCGCACGCGGCGACGCTGGTCGACGCGTTCGGGATCCCCGACGCCTGGCTTGCCTGCGCGATCCTGCGGGAGGAGCCGGGCCGCCAGGAGGAAATGGCCCGCGACGATCAGCGCCGGGACTCGCGGCGCAGCACGAACGACGAGTAA
- a CDS encoding glycosyltransferase codes for MGMTGWYVHHHGAGHLTRFRAVRPHLAGEVVVFSSLPEPSSLPPQTSWVHLGRDDDRPAGAPDPADSDPTAGGLLHWAPLGHAGHARRLAVITDAIATRRFDRFVIDVSVEVALLVRLLGVATVVVTQPGDRSDDPHRLAYASATRVLAPWPGGAHRSQGFVEVGGISRFDGRVRDAEPDPGTVLVLGGGIVEGDLTERVARAAAASPGTRWQVAGGPTWIDDPWLALQRAEVVVAAAGQNSIADLAAAGARAVVVPQPRPFDEQAATGRILLDRSLAVVEPAWPADDAWPAVLDRARSLQPDWSLWGVAGAARRAADVIAEVGA; via the coding sequence ATGGGTATGACCGGCTGGTACGTCCACCACCACGGTGCCGGACACCTGACACGCTTCCGCGCGGTGCGGCCGCACCTCGCGGGGGAGGTGGTGGTCTTCAGCTCGCTGCCGGAACCGTCCTCGCTGCCCCCGCAGACGAGCTGGGTGCACCTCGGCCGCGACGACGACCGGCCCGCGGGCGCTCCTGACCCGGCCGACTCGGACCCGACCGCCGGTGGCCTGCTGCACTGGGCACCCCTGGGCCACGCCGGCCACGCGCGGCGCCTCGCCGTCATAACGGACGCGATCGCGACCCGGCGCTTCGACCGCTTTGTCATCGACGTGTCGGTCGAGGTGGCGCTGCTCGTCCGGCTCCTCGGCGTCGCCACCGTCGTGGTCACCCAGCCGGGTGATCGCAGCGACGACCCGCACCGGCTCGCGTACGCCTCGGCGACGCGGGTGCTGGCGCCGTGGCCCGGGGGAGCGCACCGGTCCCAAGGCTTCGTCGAGGTCGGCGGCATCTCCCGTTTCGACGGGCGGGTCCGCGACGCCGAACCCGACCCCGGCACGGTCCTCGTGCTCGGCGGCGGCATCGTCGAGGGGGACCTCACCGAACGCGTCGCCCGTGCCGCCGCCGCCAGCCCGGGCACCCGCTGGCAGGTCGCCGGAGGTCCGACGTGGATCGACGACCCCTGGCTGGCGTTGCAACGAGCCGAGGTGGTCGTCGCGGCCGCGGGGCAGAACAGCATCGCTGACCTCGCCGCGGCCGGCGCGCGGGCGGTAGTCGTCCCGCAGCCGCGGCCGTTCGACGAGCAGGCGGCGACGGGCCGCATCCTGCTCGACCGCTCCCTGGCCGTCGTCGAGCCCGCCTGGCCCGCCGACGACGCCTGGCCGGCCGTGCTCGACCGCGCCCGCTCCCTGCAACCCGACTGGTCACTGTGGGGTGTCGCCGGCGCCGCGCGCCGGGCCGCCGACGTGATCGCGGAGGTGGGCGCGTGA
- a CDS encoding glycosyltransferase family 2 protein, with protein sequence MTAVITLCSASRLDHVRRQQRLLASAPVRRIIVWLDADAPPLSEFPGADMVHVPPGQLGLRLAAGRDRGAERALAAGEDLLVFLDADCLPGPDLLSRYRAAADAHPGAVLCGPVTYLPEGIRPENADALPALTAPHPARPAPPDHQNVVAGPDDHRLFWSLSFAVTAQTWRTVGGFDEAYEGYGGEDTDFGFTARARGVPLVWVGGAHAYHQYHPTSAPPWQHLDDILRNGKLFADRWGSWPMEGWLEAFAAAGAIERTPEGWQRTPVRAAGPA encoded by the coding sequence GTGACCGCCGTCATCACCCTCTGCTCAGCGTCCCGCCTCGATCACGTACGCCGCCAGCAGCGCCTGCTCGCGTCCGCGCCCGTACGCCGCATCATCGTCTGGCTCGACGCCGACGCGCCACCACTGTCCGAATTCCCCGGGGCCGACATGGTCCACGTACCGCCAGGCCAGCTGGGCCTGCGCCTCGCCGCCGGCCGCGACCGGGGTGCCGAACGGGCGCTGGCCGCGGGTGAAGACCTGCTCGTCTTCCTCGACGCCGACTGCCTGCCCGGTCCGGACCTGCTCAGTCGCTACCGCGCCGCGGCGGACGCCCACCCGGGTGCCGTGCTGTGCGGCCCGGTCACCTACCTGCCGGAGGGCATCCGCCCGGAGAACGCCGACGCGCTCCCGGCCCTGACCGCACCGCACCCGGCCCGCCCGGCCCCGCCCGACCATCAGAACGTCGTCGCCGGCCCGGACGACCACCGCCTGTTCTGGTCACTCTCCTTCGCCGTGACAGCACAGACCTGGCGTACGGTCGGCGGCTTCGACGAGGCCTACGAGGGCTACGGCGGCGAGGACACCGACTTCGGCTTCACCGCCCGCGCCCGCGGCGTCCCCCTGGTCTGGGTCGGCGGCGCGCACGCCTACCACCAGTACCACCCGACCTCGGCCCCGCCCTGGCAGCACCTCGACGACATCCTGCGCAACGGCAAGCTCTTCGCCGACCGCTGGGGCTCCTGGCCCATGGAAGGCTGGCTCGAAGCCTTCGCCGCCGCCGGCGCCATCGAACGAACCCCGGAAGGCTGGCAGCGCACCCCCGTCAGAGCCGCAGGACCGGCTTGA
- a CDS encoding PQQ-dependent sugar dehydrogenase, whose protein sequence is MRRVARAVVAGGLGFALAACSSDQPAAPAPAGSASAAAEPSSSAAVPALVATTVRPLAGTGASPFDQERQVQAPPGWTVTVWARVPSARLLAWTPDDRLLVSRPKSGDVVELVPGQGDSPPTQRTLVAGLNQPHGLAFTDDTLYVAESDQVDAFTYRAGVLSDKRVVIDNLPDAKSPELGGAYAHALKSVAVGKDGTIYVSVGSTGNVSAEDRDADPERASILRAPAEGGEPTTFARGVRNGTGLAVDPDGAVWTAVNNRDNTEYPYDGDYDGDGESDQGEVLQEYVNDHPLEPLARLEQGRDLGWPYCNPDPDLQPGAPDSPLSYTERPFVRDIQKNADGSKLDCAALPPVEQGMGAHSAPLGLSFATEPGLAGEYGPGALVGVHGSWNRTPPRAPEVSFFAWRDGALGPQQTLLTGFQAENGSRWGRPVMAVQGPDRALYVSDDLSGSIYRVTAP, encoded by the coding sequence TGCTCTGGCGGCTTGTTCGTCCGACCAGCCGGCCGCGCCGGCGCCCGCCGGGAGTGCGTCCGCGGCGGCCGAGCCGTCGTCGTCGGCTGCGGTTCCGGCGCTCGTTGCCACCACCGTGCGGCCGCTCGCGGGGACGGGTGCGTCGCCGTTCGATCAGGAGCGGCAGGTGCAGGCGCCACCCGGCTGGACCGTCACGGTGTGGGCGCGGGTGCCCTCGGCGCGACTGCTGGCGTGGACCCCGGACGACCGGCTGCTGGTGTCGCGCCCCAAGTCGGGTGATGTGGTCGAGCTGGTTCCCGGCCAGGGTGACAGTCCGCCCACGCAGCGCACGCTCGTCGCCGGGCTCAATCAGCCGCACGGGCTCGCGTTCACCGACGACACGCTGTACGTGGCCGAGAGCGATCAGGTGGACGCCTTCACCTACCGGGCCGGGGTGCTGTCGGACAAGCGGGTCGTGATCGACAACCTGCCCGACGCGAAGAGCCCGGAGCTCGGTGGCGCCTACGCGCACGCGCTCAAGAGTGTCGCGGTCGGCAAGGACGGCACGATCTACGTGTCCGTCGGCTCGACCGGCAACGTCTCGGCCGAGGACCGTGACGCCGACCCGGAACGCGCCTCCATCCTGCGGGCCCCGGCCGAGGGCGGCGAGCCCACGACCTTCGCCCGCGGTGTCCGCAACGGCACCGGCCTCGCGGTCGACCCCGACGGCGCGGTGTGGACGGCGGTCAACAACCGGGACAACACCGAATACCCGTACGACGGGGACTACGACGGTGACGGCGAGTCGGACCAGGGCGAGGTCCTGCAGGAGTACGTCAACGATCACCCGCTGGAGCCCTTGGCCCGTCTCGAACAGGGACGCGACCTGGGCTGGCCCTACTGCAACCCGGACCCGGACCTGCAGCCGGGCGCGCCGGACTCGCCGCTGAGCTACACCGAGCGGCCCTTCGTCCGTGACATCCAGAAGAACGCCGACGGTTCGAAGCTCGACTGCGCGGCACTGCCCCCGGTCGAGCAGGGCATGGGTGCCCACTCGGCGCCGCTGGGCCTGAGCTTCGCCACCGAGCCCGGCCTGGCCGGCGAGTACGGCCCGGGTGCCCTGGTCGGCGTCCACGGCTCCTGGAACCGCACCCCGCCCCGCGCGCCGGAGGTGTCCTTCTTCGCGTGGCGTGACGGCGCGCTCGGCCCGCAGCAGACGCTGCTGACCGGCTTCCAGGCGGAGAACGGCTCCCGCTGGGGCCGCCCGGTGATGGCCGTCCAGGGCCCCGACCGCGCCCTCTACGTCAGCGACGACCTGTCCGGGTCCATCTACCGCGTCACCGCCCCGTGA
- a CDS encoding SDR family NAD(P)-dependent oxidoreductase encodes MSTILITGATDGLGRGLAERLAAEGHDLLLHGRDRARLDAVAEAVGGKPVTLLADLSDLTQVARLADEVQSATDRLDVLISNAGIGSGEPDGRERRVSADGYELRFAVNYLAGFLLTEKLLPLLRRTGSARIVNVASLGQAPLDFDDLMLTRGYSGTRAYGQSKLAQIMSGFELAGRVPAAEVTVTSLHPATYMPTKMVLQEVGHQIDDLETGVAAVRRLAVGTDVAGVTGQFYDRQREARAHNQAYDAAARSELRRRSLELVGL; translated from the coding sequence ATGAGCACGATTCTGATCACCGGCGCCACCGACGGGCTCGGCCGTGGCCTCGCCGAACGCCTGGCCGCCGAGGGCCACGACCTCCTCCTGCACGGCCGTGACCGCGCCCGCCTGGACGCCGTCGCCGAGGCGGTCGGGGGCAAGCCGGTCACGCTGCTCGCCGACCTGTCCGACCTCACGCAGGTCGCCCGGCTCGCCGACGAGGTCCAGTCGGCCACCGACCGGCTGGACGTCCTGATCAGCAACGCCGGCATCGGCTCCGGCGAGCCCGACGGCCGCGAACGCCGGGTCAGCGCGGACGGCTACGAGCTGCGCTTCGCGGTCAACTACCTCGCGGGCTTCCTGCTCACCGAGAAGCTGCTGCCGCTGCTGAGGCGTACAGGATCGGCCCGGATCGTCAACGTGGCCTCGCTCGGGCAGGCACCGCTGGACTTCGACGACCTCATGCTGACGCGGGGCTACTCGGGCACCCGCGCGTACGGGCAGAGCAAGCTGGCGCAGATCATGTCGGGCTTCGAACTGGCCGGGCGCGTGCCGGCGGCCGAGGTGACCGTCACCAGCCTGCACCCGGCCACCTACATGCCGACGAAGATGGTGCTGCAGGAGGTCGGCCACCAGATCGACGACCTCGAAACCGGGGTGGCGGCCGTGCGCCGACTGGCGGTCGGGACTGACGTCGCTGGAGTGACCGGCCAGTTCTACGACCGGCAGCGCGAGGCTCGGGCCCACAACCAGGCCTACGACGCCGCCGCCCGCTCCGAACTCCGCCGCCGAAGCCTCGAACTTGTCGGGCTCTAG
- a CDS encoding Ku protein, with protein MARPIWTGAITFGLVSVPVAMYSATHEHEVSFHQYEKGTSDRIRYQRVNERTGKEVDYDNIVKGTDVGGGQLVLLDQDELDSVAPGRSKSLDLHAFVDLDDIDPIFYQKSYYLAPGSEETAKVYALLRDAMADTNRAAIGTLVMRGKEYLAAIRPDGKLLVLETMYFADEVRDPAKELDDLPRSTAKPAEMKMAVQLIGSMSAKWKPKDYRDSFTDRVNALIEEKKAGKEVTVAEPAPDATKVTDLMAALQASVERARSGRSAAATDKDKGSKAKGKKAPAEKAPAKKPATKAKKATAKKAPAKKAPAKKAEAPAKKTAAKRATKKAA; from the coding sequence ATGGCGCGACCGATCTGGACCGGGGCGATCACTTTTGGGCTCGTCTCGGTGCCCGTGGCGATGTATTCCGCCACGCACGAGCACGAGGTGTCCTTCCATCAGTACGAGAAGGGCACCAGCGACCGGATCCGCTATCAGCGGGTCAACGAGCGCACCGGCAAGGAGGTCGACTACGACAACATCGTCAAGGGGACCGACGTCGGTGGCGGGCAGCTGGTCCTGCTCGACCAGGACGAGCTCGACTCGGTGGCGCCCGGGCGGTCCAAGAGCCTGGACCTGCACGCGTTTGTCGACCTGGACGACATCGACCCGATCTTCTACCAGAAGAGCTACTACCTCGCGCCCGGCAGCGAGGAGACCGCCAAGGTGTACGCCCTGCTGCGTGACGCCATGGCCGACACCAACCGCGCGGCCATCGGCACGCTGGTGATGCGGGGCAAGGAATACCTCGCCGCGATCCGGCCGGACGGCAAACTGCTGGTGCTGGAGACCATGTACTTCGCCGACGAGGTGCGCGACCCGGCGAAGGAACTGGACGATCTGCCCCGCTCGACCGCCAAGCCCGCCGAGATGAAGATGGCCGTGCAGCTCATCGGCTCGATGTCGGCCAAGTGGAAGCCGAAGGACTACCGCGACAGCTTCACCGACCGCGTCAACGCGCTGATCGAGGAGAAGAAGGCGGGCAAGGAGGTCACCGTCGCGGAGCCCGCACCCGACGCCACCAAGGTGACCGATCTGATGGCGGCGCTGCAGGCCAGCGTCGAGCGCGCCCGCAGCGGCCGCAGCGCGGCGGCAACGGACAAGGACAAGGGCAGCAAGGCCAAGGGCAAAAAAGCGCCCGCCGAGAAGGCACCTGCCAAGAAGCCGGCCACGAAGGCCAAGAAGGCAACTGCCAAGAAGGCACCCGCCAAGAAAGCACCCGCCAAGAAAGCCGAGGCGCCCGCCAAGAAAACCGCTGCCAAGAGGGCCACAAAAAAGGCGGCCTGA
- a CDS encoding TIGR03619 family F420-dependent LLM class oxidoreductase, with the protein MALPTSGSLASVPNIRRVAQEAERLEYAALWTYERLLRPMAKMVPGADGALERIPAEYRETYEPLETLSYVAALTDRIRLGTSIIDALFHVPVVLARRFATLDQLSGGRVIAGIGQGWMPQEFATANVPLKRRGAGFDEMVAAMRACWGPDPVEYQGRFYTIEASEVNPKPVQQHLPIIVGANTEAGQQRAARIADGINPNAFSYEQLVASVQTFRTAAADNGRDASTLTVTARANVPITADPIGEGRPYLGGSPVEIAGDLARLAEAGLDHVLFYNVAPDGIESHLRLMSELRERVG; encoded by the coding sequence ATGGCACTGCCGACGTCGGGATCACTGGCGTCCGTGCCGAACATCAGGCGGGTGGCCCAGGAGGCCGAGCGTCTCGAGTACGCCGCACTGTGGACGTACGAGAGGTTGCTCCGGCCGATGGCGAAGATGGTGCCGGGGGCGGACGGGGCTCTGGAACGGATCCCCGCCGAGTACAGGGAGACCTACGAGCCGCTCGAGACGCTCAGTTACGTCGCCGCGCTGACCGACCGGATCAGGCTGGGCACCAGCATCATCGACGCGTTGTTCCACGTGCCGGTCGTGCTGGCGCGGCGGTTCGCCACGCTCGATCAGCTGAGCGGCGGGCGGGTCATCGCCGGGATCGGTCAGGGCTGGATGCCGCAGGAGTTCGCCACGGCCAACGTGCCGCTCAAGCGGCGCGGCGCCGGCTTCGACGAGATGGTCGCGGCGATGCGGGCCTGCTGGGGGCCGGACCCGGTGGAGTACCAGGGCCGGTTCTACACGATCGAGGCCTCCGAGGTGAATCCCAAGCCGGTGCAGCAGCACCTGCCGATCATCGTCGGCGCCAACACCGAGGCCGGCCAGCAACGCGCGGCGCGGATCGCTGACGGGATCAATCCCAATGCCTTCTCGTACGAGCAACTGGTCGCGTCGGTGCAGACCTTCCGGACGGCCGCGGCCGACAACGGGCGGGACGCGTCCACACTCACCGTGACAGCACGCGCGAACGTACCGATCACGGCGGATCCGATCGGTGAGGGCCGGCCCTACCTCGGCGGATCCCCCGTCGAGATCGCCGGCGACCTCGCGCGTCTCGCGGAGGCCGGCCTCGACCACGTGCTCTTCTACAACGTGGCGCCGGACGGCATCGAGAGCCACCTGCGCCTGATGTCCGAGCTGCGGGAGCGCGTCGGCTAA
- a CDS encoding MBL fold metallo-hydrolase, whose amino-acid sequence MLTQVAEGVLVHESEFLKSNAVVVEGRTGVLLVDAGLQEHELVCLADDLGPDRPVVAGFSTHADWDHVLWHARLGTAPRYGTARCAATIREELTDPEAKARITEHLEPAGIAEHVPMDLLGEITGLPAGASEIPWDGPRARIIEHQAHAPGHAALIIGERRVLIAGDMLSDVLIPMLDLDGTADPVEDYLAALRLLESVADDVDVVVPGHGSPGGAGEVRARIERDRAYVLALRKGETPDDPRIGPAAEPGWEWVSDMHDGQAERLRVLHRS is encoded by the coding sequence GTGCTGACACAGGTCGCCGAGGGTGTGCTGGTCCACGAGAGCGAGTTCCTGAAGAGCAATGCCGTGGTGGTCGAGGGCCGCACCGGTGTGCTGCTCGTCGACGCCGGGCTGCAGGAGCACGAGTTGGTCTGCCTCGCGGACGACCTCGGGCCGGACCGGCCCGTGGTGGCGGGCTTCTCGACACACGCGGACTGGGACCACGTGCTCTGGCACGCCCGGCTCGGCACGGCCCCGCGGTACGGCACGGCCCGCTGCGCCGCCACCATCCGCGAGGAGTTGACGGACCCGGAGGCGAAGGCCCGCATCACCGAGCACCTCGAGCCCGCGGGCATCGCCGAGCACGTTCCGATGGACCTGCTCGGCGAGATCACCGGGCTGCCCGCCGGAGCGTCCGAGATTCCCTGGGACGGCCCGCGGGCCCGGATCATCGAGCACCAGGCGCACGCACCGGGCCACGCGGCGCTGATCATCGGGGAACGCCGGGTTCTGATCGCCGGTGACATGCTGTCCGACGTCCTGATCCCGATGCTCGACCTGGACGGCACGGCGGACCCCGTCGAGGACTACCTGGCGGCGTTGCGGCTGCTGGAGAGCGTGGCGGACGACGTCGACGTTGTCGTCCCCGGTCACGGGTCGCCCGGCGGCGCCGGGGAGGTCCGCGCCCGCATCGAGCGGGACCGCGCGTACGTGCTGGCCCTGCGCAAGGGGGAAACTCCCGACGACCCGCGCATCGGTCCGGCGGCCGAGCCGGGCTGGGAATGGGTCAGCGACATGCACGACGGGCAGGCCGAGCGTCTTCGCGTGTTGCATCGCAGCTGA